Proteins encoded in a region of the Pseudomonas sp. PDNC002 genome:
- a CDS encoding DUF1329 domain-containing protein encodes MKKILLLQSSALALSLLATGVMAAISPEEIAKLGTSLTPLGGEKAGNADGSIPAWTGGLKPGAAALDGNGFLGDPYAGDKPLFVITPANVDQYKDKLTPGQLAMFKRYPDTYKIPVYPTRRSASSPEDIYEAAKKSAASAELINGGDGIANLVGHYYPFPIPKTGVEIVWNHETRYRGTNYTQQIAQATPQVNGDYTIVSLQQNVGIPSLMKDFDPKKVGDYLFLLRQEVTAPSRMAGNVLLVYETTDQVKEPRNAWSYNAGQRRVRRAPQVAYDGPGTAADGLRTADNADMYNGSPDRYEWKLLGKREMYVPYNNYRLWSPQVKYADILKPGHINQDLTRYELHRVWEVEGTLKPGQRHIYAKRHMYFDEDTWSLLEVDHYDGRGQLWRVGEGYQVNDYQHGISLYAVQALYDVVAGRYLVFGMTNESKKATQYDQNYSMNDFTPAALRNAGIR; translated from the coding sequence ATGAAAAAAATCCTACTTCTGCAATCTAGCGCACTCGCGCTGTCGCTGTTGGCCACAGGCGTGATGGCGGCGATCTCTCCCGAAGAGATCGCCAAGCTCGGAACTTCCCTGACCCCGCTGGGCGGCGAGAAGGCCGGTAACGCCGATGGCAGTATTCCTGCCTGGACTGGCGGGCTGAAGCCCGGCGCCGCCGCCTTGGACGGCAACGGTTTCCTCGGAGATCCCTACGCCGGCGACAAGCCCTTGTTCGTCATCACACCGGCGAACGTCGATCAGTACAAGGACAAGCTGACGCCTGGCCAACTGGCCATGTTCAAGCGCTACCCGGACACTTACAAGATTCCGGTCTATCCGACTCGTCGTAGCGCATCTTCGCCCGAGGATATCTACGAGGCGGCGAAGAAGAGCGCCGCGAGCGCCGAGTTGATCAACGGCGGTGATGGCATCGCCAATCTCGTCGGACACTACTATCCGTTCCCCATCCCCAAGACGGGCGTGGAGATCGTGTGGAACCACGAGACGCGCTACCGCGGTACCAACTATACCCAGCAGATTGCCCAGGCCACGCCCCAGGTGAATGGCGACTACACCATCGTGTCGCTGCAGCAGAACGTTGGTATTCCATCCCTGATGAAGGATTTCGATCCGAAAAAGGTAGGTGACTATCTCTTCCTGCTGCGCCAGGAAGTGACGGCGCCGTCGCGCATGGCCGGTAACGTGCTGCTGGTTTATGAAACCACCGATCAGGTCAAGGAACCGCGCAATGCCTGGTCCTACAACGCCGGCCAGCGCCGGGTACGTCGTGCGCCACAGGTTGCCTATGACGGGCCGGGGACAGCGGCAGACGGCCTGCGAACCGCGGACAACGCCGACATGTACAACGGCTCGCCGGATCGCTACGAGTGGAAGCTGCTTGGAAAGCGCGAGATGTACGTGCCCTACAACAACTACCGGTTGTGGTCACCGCAGGTGAAGTACGCCGACATTCTCAAGCCCGGCCACATCAACCAGGACCTGACGCGCTACGAACTGCATCGCGTCTGGGAAGTCGAGGGCACGCTTAAGCCCGGCCAGCGTCATATCTACGCCAAGCGCCATATGTACTTCGACGAGGACACCTGGTCGCTGCTGGAAGTCGATCACTACGATGGCCGTGGCCAACTGTGGCGCGTGGGCGAGGGCTATCAGGTCAACGACTATCAGCATGGCATCAGCCTGTACGCGGTCCAGGCCCTGTATGACGTCGTCGCTGGGCGCTACCTGGTATTCGGCATGACCAACGAGTCGAAGAAAGCCACGCAGTACGACCAGAACTACAGCATGAACGACTTCACCCCCGCAGCCCTGCGCAACGCCGGGATTCGCTGA
- a CDS encoding coniferyl aldehyde dehydrogenase, which produces MSANPHPDEAGIRDILARQRAASLANPPLTADQRCELIDRAIDLLVRYEQPLIEAMTADFGQRSPTFSRHSDVLSPLATLKQTRAELAGWMQPELRQVPRGEGWVQYQPLGVVGIVTAWNVPANMVFKGLAGALAAGNRVMIKTSEFNPLTSALIAKMIREVYAEEEVAVITGAAEVGQAFCRQPFDHLLFTGAASIGRQVLLAAAENLVPVTLELGGKSPAIISRTADLKVAAGKIALGKLMNAGQLCVAPDYVFVPEESMDAFIDIAHAVVAKVFPTLAGNPDYTSIINERHYQRLQGYLAEARAAGVPLVELNPADEDFSGAARKIAPTLLRDPGDTLKVMQDEIFGPLLPIKPYRHIDDAIAFINARSRPLALYWFGSDAGEEQQVLSRTCSGGVTLNDVMHHANLENLPFGGVGHSGMGSYHGIDGFRTFSHARAVYRAG; this is translated from the coding sequence ATGAGCGCCAATCCGCATCCGGATGAAGCTGGCATTCGCGACATCCTGGCTCGCCAGCGCGCCGCTAGCCTTGCCAATCCGCCGCTAACCGCCGATCAGCGCTGCGAACTGATCGACCGTGCCATCGACCTGCTGGTGCGCTACGAGCAACCATTGATCGAAGCGATGACCGCCGATTTTGGCCAGCGCAGCCCCACCTTTTCTCGCCACAGTGATGTGCTTTCGCCGCTGGCCACCCTCAAGCAGACGCGCGCCGAGCTTGCCGGCTGGATGCAGCCGGAACTTCGCCAAGTGCCGCGGGGCGAGGGCTGGGTGCAATATCAGCCGCTCGGTGTGGTGGGCATCGTCACCGCCTGGAACGTGCCGGCCAACATGGTCTTCAAGGGCCTGGCCGGAGCGCTGGCGGCAGGCAACCGGGTAATGATCAAGACCTCGGAGTTCAATCCGCTCACCTCTGCGCTGATCGCGAAGATGATCCGCGAGGTCTATGCCGAGGAAGAGGTCGCGGTGATTACCGGTGCGGCGGAAGTCGGCCAGGCCTTCTGCCGCCAGCCGTTCGACCACCTGCTGTTCACCGGCGCCGCCAGCATTGGTCGGCAGGTGCTGCTGGCGGCAGCGGAGAACCTGGTTCCGGTTACGCTTGAGCTGGGCGGCAAGTCACCGGCGATCATCTCCCGCACCGCGGACCTGAAGGTAGCTGCCGGGAAGATCGCCCTGGGCAAGTTGATGAATGCCGGGCAACTCTGTGTCGCACCGGACTATGTGTTCGTACCCGAAGAGTCGATGGATGCCTTCATCGATATCGCCCACGCCGTAGTGGCGAAGGTCTTCCCGACGCTGGCTGGCAACCCGGACTACACCTCGATCATCAACGAGCGGCATTACCAGCGCCTGCAGGGTTACCTGGCGGAAGCACGTGCCGCTGGCGTACCGCTGGTGGAGTTGAATCCAGCCGACGAGGACTTCTCTGGCGCCGCACGCAAGATCGCACCGACGCTGCTGCGTGATCCGGGTGACACCCTGAAGGTCATGCAGGACGAAATCTTCGGTCCGCTGCTACCGATCAAGCCGTATCGACACATCGACGACGCCATCGCCTTCATCAATGCCCGCTCGCGTCCGCTGGCCCTCTACTGGTTCGGCAGCGATGCCGGCGAAGAGCAGCAGGTGCTCAGCCGCACCTGTTCGGGCGGCGTGACACTCAATGACGTGATGCACCACGCCAACCTGGAGAACCTGCCATTTGGCGGCGTTGGCCACAGCGGCATGGGCTCCTACCACGGTATCGACGGATTCCGCACCTTCAGTCATGCCCGAGCGGTTTACCGCGCCGGCTGA
- a CDS encoding LuxR C-terminal-related transcriptional regulator, with translation MQALGVSSYCAHTHVAGSPALPDHHVPRPLLAGSLGHSQQRLVLLCAPAGYGKTVLLGESFGLPAPGQQTLWMPMNGRAPSLDDLCQDIATRLNAPNYASPSGLLRFFSLPGCTIRILLDDLSGDLSIELNNWFEQLLDLPSSRVRLVVSCRQRPAWDLPRLLLRGELLELGPDVLAMSHLDYESLCSNVAPKISDPLRESIQEQAAGWWGGACLLLAGGQQGEAMLREYLQRTVLARLDDEERRLLHGLCHLPRFSTELCTQLWEGNGGALLLMRLRHQQVFIQSLDRDGKWYRMQPLVARVLQGGIDPAELSRLRLHACRLLSLAGHLHDAIDQALCARQPEVAASYIERLRPNWQLADLHLAQVLDWRRQLPETLVQGTPRLVYLGTLALLLSGRLDEAGRSLECLARFLPAASGAGNRLLLAHWQALRGGLHAFRGEVRDAEWHCREALGELGFSPADWLSRLLCQFTLGRVRAAAGRLDEALGLWRDALEQARRQGCLDSEALLQGECLRVLMLAGEAELAEMMLTDSLDGRIAAGLERDPVLARLLIARAELMLMGGHIDESEESLRAAQHHARQCSAPFLLLVYQGFAEVAARRGNTAAARMHLSRGERAMHCGLIDKDCYQPALALQELKLLAHSAQWGALLEASRPLVGQYPVGGELSTLLPPTLPHEIQWLVAQAEHHLGRRAQSRTRLQMLASDCSRYGFRQLQAQVLGFLQRQDETAESEGADAAGYQEELTAREAAVLEQLANGLSNQEIADALFLSVNTVKYHAKNINAKLGTTRRTQAIACAKARGLLA, from the coding sequence ATGCAAGCTCTGGGTGTCAGTTCATACTGCGCACACACGCATGTCGCCGGTTCTCCGGCACTGCCGGATCACCATGTGCCGCGTCCACTGCTCGCAGGCTCCCTGGGGCATAGTCAGCAGCGACTGGTCCTTCTGTGCGCACCGGCGGGGTACGGCAAGACGGTGTTGCTGGGGGAAAGCTTCGGGCTGCCCGCGCCAGGCCAGCAAACCCTCTGGATGCCAATGAATGGTCGTGCGCCCTCGCTCGACGATCTTTGCCAGGATATCGCCACCCGCCTGAACGCGCCGAATTACGCCAGCCCGTCGGGGCTGTTGCGCTTCTTCAGCTTGCCTGGCTGCACCATTCGAATACTGCTGGACGACCTGTCCGGCGATCTTTCCATCGAGCTGAACAATTGGTTCGAGCAGTTGCTGGATCTGCCATCCAGCCGTGTGCGCCTGGTGGTCAGCTGCCGGCAACGCCCAGCATGGGACCTGCCGCGTCTGCTCCTTAGGGGCGAACTGCTGGAGCTGGGGCCTGATGTCCTGGCGATGTCGCATCTCGACTATGAGTCGCTCTGCAGCAATGTCGCCCCGAAAATTTCCGATCCTCTGCGCGAGAGTATCCAGGAGCAGGCGGCTGGGTGGTGGGGTGGCGCATGCCTGCTACTCGCTGGGGGCCAGCAGGGCGAGGCCATGCTGCGTGAATACTTGCAGCGGACCGTCCTTGCACGCCTGGACGACGAGGAGAGGAGGCTACTCCACGGTCTCTGCCACTTGCCGCGCTTTTCCACCGAGCTCTGCACCCAGCTCTGGGAAGGTAATGGTGGCGCGCTTCTACTCATGCGGCTTCGGCACCAGCAGGTTTTCATCCAGTCACTGGATCGCGACGGCAAGTGGTATCGCATGCAACCACTGGTTGCGCGCGTTCTACAGGGGGGCATCGATCCAGCGGAGCTGTCCCGGCTGCGCCTGCATGCCTGCCGTCTGCTCAGTCTCGCCGGCCATCTTCATGACGCCATCGACCAGGCCTTGTGCGCGCGCCAGCCGGAAGTGGCGGCGAGCTACATCGAACGCCTGCGGCCCAACTGGCAATTGGCCGATCTACATCTGGCCCAGGTGCTCGACTGGCGCCGGCAATTGCCGGAAACCCTGGTTCAGGGCACTCCAAGGCTGGTCTATCTGGGCACGCTGGCACTGCTGCTCAGTGGTCGGCTCGATGAGGCAGGACGCAGCCTGGAATGCCTCGCGCGTTTCCTGCCGGCTGCCAGCGGTGCCGGCAATCGCTTGTTGCTGGCGCACTGGCAAGCGCTAAGGGGCGGTTTGCATGCGTTCCGTGGTGAGGTCCGGGATGCCGAGTGGCATTGTCGCGAAGCGCTCGGGGAACTGGGATTCTCGCCAGCGGACTGGCTGTCCCGGTTGCTCTGCCAGTTCACGCTGGGGCGCGTGCGGGCCGCTGCCGGCCGGTTGGATGAGGCGCTTGGCCTATGGCGCGACGCGTTGGAGCAGGCGCGTCGCCAAGGCTGCCTGGATAGCGAGGCGCTGCTTCAGGGGGAATGTCTGCGGGTCCTGATGCTCGCAGGGGAGGCCGAGCTAGCCGAGATGATGCTGACGGACAGCCTCGATGGTCGAATAGCCGCGGGACTTGAACGGGACCCTGTGTTGGCGCGCCTGCTGATCGCCCGAGCCGAATTGATGCTCATGGGCGGGCACATCGACGAATCGGAGGAGTCGCTGCGTGCGGCGCAACACCATGCCCGCCAGTGTTCGGCTCCCTTCCTGCTGCTGGTCTATCAGGGATTTGCCGAGGTCGCCGCGCGGCGGGGCAACACTGCCGCGGCGCGGATGCACCTGAGCCGGGGCGAAAGGGCCATGCATTGTGGGTTGATCGACAAGGACTGTTATCAACCCGCATTGGCGTTGCAGGAGCTGAAGCTCCTCGCGCATTCGGCGCAGTGGGGCGCGTTGCTCGAAGCCTCTCGTCCCCTGGTCGGCCAGTACCCAGTGGGTGGCGAGCTGTCAACGCTGTTGCCGCCAACCCTGCCGCACGAGATCCAGTGGCTCGTCGCGCAGGCGGAGCATCACCTGGGGCGCCGAGCGCAATCGCGCACGCGTCTCCAGATGCTGGCCAGTGATTGCTCGCGGTACGGCTTTCGCCAGTTGCAGGCCCAGGTGCTCGGGTTCCTTCAACGGCAAGACGAGACTGCCGAAAGCGAGGGCGCCGACGCCGCTGGCTATCAGGAAGAACTGACCGCGCGTGAGGCCGCCGTGCTGGAGCAACTGGCCAATGGCCTGTCGAACCAGGAAATCGCCGATGCCTTGTTCCTCTCGGTCAATACCGTCAAGTACCACGCCAAGAACATCAACGCCAAGCTCGGGACCACCCGCCGCACCCAGGCCATAGCCTGCGCGAAGGCTCGCGGATTGCTGGCCTGA
- a CDS encoding PaaI family thioesterase, protein MSVTSPVLESVPSGFSVLPTPPGFVRYCGGFYLHDELPVLGVRIGEHLLNSVRIVHGGFLATLADSAFGVVFKRQYGLEVPPITVSLSLDYLGAVREGDWLEAHVQILKFGSSFANADCLLKVGDRTVLRATGIFTIWKGKVPPRS, encoded by the coding sequence ATGAGCGTCACCAGCCCAGTTCTGGAGTCCGTTCCTTCGGGATTTTCGGTGCTGCCGACCCCGCCGGGCTTCGTTCGCTACTGTGGTGGTTTCTACCTGCATGACGAACTGCCGGTGCTGGGTGTGCGCATTGGTGAGCATTTACTCAACAGTGTGCGCATCGTGCACGGCGGGTTCCTCGCCACCCTGGCGGATTCTGCCTTCGGCGTAGTGTTCAAGCGCCAGTATGGACTCGAAGTTCCGCCCATCACCGTCAGCCTCAGCCTCGACTACCTGGGTGCTGTCCGGGAGGGCGACTGGCTCGAGGCACATGTGCAGATACTCAAGTTCGGCAGCAGTTTCGCCAACGCCGATTGCCTGTTGAAAGTCGGCGATCGAACGGTGCTGAGAGCCACAGGTATCTTCACCATCTGGAAGGGTAAGGTTCCGCCTCGATCCTGA
- a CDS encoding acyl-CoA dehydrogenase family protein: MDIHFTPEEQVFRDDVRAFLRAELPERLSSRILHGKRLSKDDQVLWMRRLNDRGWLAPGWPADHGGPGWSAVQKHIFEEECFAAGAPRVVAFGVKMVAPVLIKFGTPEQKARFLPRILDSSDWWCQGYSEPGAGSDLASLKTRAARDGDHYVVNGQKIWTTLAHYADWMFCLVRTDSDAPQQRGISFLLIDMKTPGITVRPIITLDGEHEVNEVFFDNVRVPVENLVGRENEGWTCAKYLLTHERTSIGGINQTKVLLRKLKQVAAQELRNGRPLLQDPLFRAQVADAEMRLMAADMSNLRALVAARDGGVPGAESSILKVKGTEVRQQIVYLLTKAVGTYALPFLEDELGLEASHAPVLHSADSATAVYQYLDSRKASIYGGSNEIQKNIIAKMILEL, encoded by the coding sequence ATGGATATCCATTTCACGCCTGAGGAACAGGTGTTCCGTGATGACGTGCGGGCCTTCCTGCGCGCCGAGCTACCCGAGCGGTTGTCCAGCCGTATCCTGCATGGCAAGCGCCTGAGCAAGGATGACCAGGTACTCTGGATGCGCCGGCTCAACGATCGCGGCTGGCTCGCGCCGGGTTGGCCGGCAGACCACGGCGGCCCCGGTTGGAGCGCGGTGCAGAAGCACATCTTCGAAGAAGAATGCTTTGCGGCGGGTGCTCCGCGGGTAGTGGCTTTCGGCGTGAAAATGGTCGCGCCGGTGCTGATCAAGTTCGGCACGCCTGAACAGAAGGCGCGCTTCCTGCCACGTATCCTCGATAGCTCCGACTGGTGGTGTCAGGGCTATTCGGAGCCCGGCGCGGGTTCCGACCTGGCTAGCCTGAAGACGCGAGCGGCACGCGATGGCGATCATTACGTGGTGAACGGCCAGAAGATCTGGACCACCCTGGCGCATTACGCCGACTGGATGTTCTGCCTGGTCCGCACCGATTCGGACGCGCCGCAGCAGCGCGGCATCAGCTTCCTGCTGATCGATATGAAAACGCCGGGTATCACGGTGCGCCCCATCATCACCCTGGATGGTGAGCACGAGGTCAACGAAGTCTTCTTCGACAACGTCCGCGTGCCGGTGGAGAACCTTGTCGGCCGCGAGAACGAAGGCTGGACTTGCGCCAAGTACCTGCTGACCCATGAACGCACCAGCATCGGTGGCATCAATCAGACCAAGGTGCTGCTGCGCAAGCTCAAGCAGGTGGCCGCGCAGGAGCTGCGCAATGGTCGGCCACTGCTGCAGGACCCGCTGTTCCGCGCCCAGGTGGCCGATGCCGAAATGCGCCTGATGGCTGCCGACATGAGCAACCTGCGAGCGCTGGTCGCCGCGCGTGATGGCGGAGTGCCGGGTGCCGAAAGTTCGATCCTCAAGGTCAAGGGCACGGAAGTCCGCCAGCAGATCGTCTATCTGCTGACCAAGGCGGTGGGTACTTACGCGTTGCCGTTCCTCGAGGATGAACTGGGCCTCGAAGCCTCCCACGCGCCCGTGCTGCATAGCGCCGACAGTGCCACCGCCGTCTATCAGTACCTGGACTCACGCAAGGCCTCCATCTACGGAGGCTCCAACGAAATTCAGAAGAACATCATCGCCAAGATGATCCTCGAGCTGTAA
- a CDS encoding Zn-dependent alcohol dehydrogenase gives MKAAVFHQVGAPLSIEDIGISKPGPREVLIRTVAVGVCHSDLHVIDGSYPYPGPLVLGHEAAGVVEQVGSEVRTVKPGDHVVTCLTVFCGHCEHCVTGHLSRCVSPETKREKGEESRLTYAQKPMPQFVNLSAFAEQMLVHENACVAIRPDMPLDRAALLGCAVTTGTGAVFNTAKVRPGETVAVIGCGGIGLAAINGAALAGAGRIIAIDMLDSKLELARQFGATDVVNAKSGDAAKQVIELTRGGVHHAFECIGLKQTAEQAFAMLARGGTATIIGMIKPGLKIEVDPYQLLHERRLQGSLMGSNRFPVDMPALVDFYMQGRLKLDEMISQRIRLEQINEAFDELRRGELARSVIVFDQ, from the coding sequence ATGAAAGCAGCTGTATTCCACCAGGTCGGCGCGCCGCTCAGCATCGAGGATATCGGCATCAGCAAGCCGGGGCCGCGGGAGGTGCTGATACGCACTGTCGCTGTCGGCGTTTGCCACTCCGATCTGCACGTCATCGATGGCTCCTATCCGTATCCGGGACCGCTGGTGCTGGGTCATGAGGCCGCCGGGGTGGTCGAACAGGTGGGGTCGGAGGTTCGCACCGTCAAGCCGGGCGACCATGTCGTCACCTGCCTGACCGTGTTCTGTGGCCATTGCGAGCACTGCGTGACCGGGCATCTGTCGCGCTGCGTCTCGCCGGAAACCAAACGCGAAAAGGGCGAGGAGTCACGCCTGACCTACGCGCAGAAACCCATGCCCCAGTTCGTCAACCTGTCCGCCTTCGCCGAACAGATGTTGGTGCACGAGAACGCCTGCGTGGCGATTCGTCCAGACATGCCGTTGGATCGCGCCGCGCTGCTGGGTTGCGCGGTCACTACCGGCACCGGTGCCGTGTTCAACACCGCCAAGGTGCGTCCCGGCGAAACGGTCGCGGTGATCGGCTGCGGCGGCATCGGCCTGGCGGCGATCAACGGCGCGGCATTGGCGGGCGCAGGGCGGATCATCGCCATCGACATGCTCGATTCCAAGCTGGAGCTGGCCCGCCAGTTCGGTGCTACCGACGTGGTCAATGCCAAGTCCGGTGACGCTGCCAAACAGGTCATCGAACTCACCCGCGGTGGCGTCCACCACGCCTTCGAGTGCATCGGCCTCAAGCAGACCGCCGAGCAGGCGTTCGCCATGCTGGCCCGAGGTGGCACCGCCACCATCATCGGCATGATCAAACCGGGCCTGAAAATCGAGGTCGACCCCTATCAACTGCTCCATGAGCGCCGTCTGCAGGGCTCGCTGATGGGGTCCAACCGCTTCCCCGTCGACATGCCGGCGCTGGTGGATTTCTACATGCAGGGCCGCCTGAAACTCGACGAAATGATTTCCCAGCGCATCCGCCTGGAGCAGATCAATGAAGCCTTCGACGAGCTGCGCCGGGGCGAGCTGGCGCGTTCGGTGATCGTTTTCGACCAATGA
- a CDS encoding DUF1302 domain-containing protein, giving the protein MTRTTRRGIFQPQLQLLAAAVALGVGSPASAIDFNIGEIEGKFDSSLSVGGSWSTQAPDKQFISNFNSVGVKGGKSSSRTVDDGRLNFRSGENFSTIFKGLHDLELKYGDSGAFVRGKYWYDAELKDGSQHFYDIDDHGRDRAAKSSGAMFLDSFLYHNYSLGDLPGNVRLGKQVVSWGESTFIQNGINSINPVDVAALRRPGSEIKEGLVPVNMFYISQGLIENVNAEAFYQLEWDKTVADNCGTFFGNDGIPKGCNDRLVVSGLDLAPGKASNTGSALAVGRGLDDVYIPRVKDNDARDSGQFGLALRWFIPDLNDTELAAYAMNYHSRNPFLSTVRTTGAGSPPNALNVPRNAGYFIDYPEDIRLYGLSFQTNIGGTSLGGELSYRPNMPLQINTADLLSATTNVPGTVGLSPLVTSGYVADVPRGGVINGYKRMPVLQSQVTATQFFDQVMGSERLTLIGEVGYNRINGLGDTDGTDIRFGRNPAFGSGILPGTAGAASCAGTNQGLPNASNPAQKCNSHGFYSTNSWGYRLRGVLDYPNVFAGINLKPNMAWSHDVEGRGPNFEEGAKAISLGLDADYLNTYTASLSYTNYFDGEYNTMTDRDFVSLSFGVNF; this is encoded by the coding sequence ATGACAAGAACAACAAGACGCGGAATTTTTCAGCCGCAGTTGCAGCTGCTGGCCGCCGCCGTCGCCCTGGGCGTCGGTTCGCCGGCCAGCGCCATCGATTTCAACATTGGTGAAATCGAAGGTAAGTTCGATTCCTCGCTGTCCGTCGGGGGCAGTTGGTCCACGCAGGCTCCCGACAAACAGTTCATCTCCAACTTCAACTCCGTGGGTGTGAAGGGCGGAAAGTCGTCCTCGCGAACCGTCGATGACGGCCGCCTGAACTTCCGGAGCGGCGAGAATTTCTCGACCATCTTCAAGGGCCTCCATGACCTGGAGCTCAAGTACGGTGACAGTGGCGCCTTCGTCCGCGGCAAGTACTGGTATGACGCTGAACTCAAAGATGGCAGCCAGCACTTCTACGACATCGACGACCACGGTCGTGATCGCGCGGCGAAATCGTCCGGCGCGATGTTCCTCGACAGCTTCCTCTATCACAACTACTCGCTGGGCGACCTGCCAGGCAACGTCCGCCTCGGCAAGCAGGTGGTGAGCTGGGGGGAAAGCACCTTCATCCAGAACGGCATCAACTCGATCAACCCGGTCGATGTTGCCGCTCTGCGGCGCCCGGGCTCCGAGATCAAGGAAGGCCTGGTTCCGGTCAACATGTTCTACATCTCCCAAGGGCTGATCGAGAACGTCAACGCCGAAGCGTTCTACCAGCTGGAGTGGGACAAGACGGTCGCCGACAACTGCGGCACCTTCTTCGGCAACGACGGTATCCCGAAGGGATGCAACGACCGCCTGGTGGTGTCCGGTCTCGATCTGGCGCCCGGCAAGGCCAGCAACACAGGTAGCGCACTGGCCGTTGGGCGTGGGCTGGACGACGTCTACATCCCCCGGGTCAAGGACAACGATGCGCGCGATAGCGGCCAGTTCGGTCTGGCGCTGCGCTGGTTCATCCCGGACCTGAACGATACCGAGCTGGCGGCCTACGCGATGAACTACCACAGCCGCAACCCGTTCCTGAGCACCGTTCGAACCACGGGTGCCGGTTCGCCGCCCAATGCGCTGAACGTGCCGCGTAATGCCGGCTACTTCATCGACTATCCGGAGGACATCCGTCTCTATGGCCTGAGCTTCCAGACCAACATCGGCGGCACGTCGCTCGGCGGCGAGTTGAGCTACCGGCCGAACATGCCATTGCAGATCAACACCGCGGACCTGCTCAGCGCCACGACCAACGTGCCCGGGACCGTCGGCTTGTCGCCCCTGGTTACCAGTGGTTATGTCGCGGATGTGCCGCGCGGTGGTGTGATCAATGGCTACAAGCGCATGCCGGTGTTGCAGAGCCAGGTCACGGCGACCCAGTTCTTCGACCAGGTGATGGGCTCCGAGCGCCTGACACTGATCGGCGAGGTTGGCTACAACCGCATCAATGGCCTGGGTGATACCGATGGCACGGACATCCGCTTTGGCCGCAACCCCGCGTTCGGCTCCGGCATTCTCCCTGGAACGGCGGGCGCCGCGAGTTGCGCCGGCACCAACCAGGGGCTGCCTAACGCCAGCAACCCGGCCCAGAAATGCAACAGCCACGGTTTCTACTCCACCAACTCGTGGGGCTACCGCCTGCGCGGCGTGCTCGATTACCCGAACGTCTTCGCCGGGATAAACCTCAAGCCGAACATGGCCTGGTCCCACGACGTGGAAGGGCGCGGCCCGAACTTCGAGGAAGGTGCCAAAGCCATCAGCCTGGGGCTGGATGCCGACTACCTGAACACCTATACCGCCAGCCTCAGTTACACCAACTACTTCGATGGCGAATACAACACCATGACTGACCGGGACTTCGTTTCGCTCAGCTTTGGCGTGAACTTCTGA